The Trichosurus vulpecula isolate mTriVul1 chromosome 3, mTriVul1.pri, whole genome shotgun sequence genome includes a window with the following:
- the TCF23 gene encoding transcription factor 23, with protein MTQREARTSPGMPGLGGHSSGSGMALGTDRKRSRLMKAKQGLWGETSWGSQRWRRPGPTSHNPRARSLAVGRGESSPENAARERSRVRTLRQAFLALQAALPAVPPDTKLSKLDVLVLATSYIAHLTQTLGQELPGAAWPPFLRGLRYLHPLKKWPMRSRLYAGALGPSGLDPPISGAPGQRMWESTFRPQVPGEGEFIPPKPVSPTCSSN; from the exons ATGACACAGAGAGAAGCCAGGACTTCCCCAGGGATGCCTGGACTGGGCGGCCACAGCAGCGGATCTGGGATGGCACTGGGCACTGACAGGAAGAGGAGCCGCCTGATGAAGGCGAAGCAGGGACTATGGGGAGAGACTAGCTGGGGCAGCCAGAGATGGAGGAGACCTGGCCCCACCAGCCATAATCCCAGAGCCAGGAGCTTGGCTGTTGGCAGG GGCGAGTCCAGTCCTGAGAATGCAGCCCGTGAACGGAGTAGAGTAAGGACTCTTCGTCAAGCCTTTCTGGCCCTGCAGGCAGCATTACCTGCAGTGCCCCCAGACACCAAGCTCTCCAAACTCGATGTACTGGTCCTGGCCACTAGCTACATAGCCCATCTTACCCAAACCCTAGGCCAGGAGCTGCCAGGGGCAGCTTGGCCCCCCTTCCTGCGTGGACTCCGCTACTTGCACCCTCTCAAG AAATGGCCAATGAGATCTCGCCTCTACGCTGGAGCCTTGGGGCCATCTGGCCTTGACCCTCCTATCAGCGGTGCTCCTGGCCAGAGAATGTGGGAATCAACATTCAGGCCCCAAGTCCCTGGAGAGGGGGAGTTCATTCCTCCCAAGCCAGTCTCACCAACTTGCAGCAGCAATTAA
- the SLC5A6 gene encoding sodium-dependent multivitamin transporter → MGIKEFYSGVSPSTIVPSTATPPTRLSHFTIADYAVCVLLLVLSLAIGLFYARQGRGQNTVRHFLLANRSMGFLPVALSLLATFQSAVALLGVPGEIYRSGTEYWFLGCSYFLGLLVPAHIFIPIFYRLNISSAYEYLELRFSKAVRLCGTLTFIFQMVIYMGVVLYAPALALNAVTGFHLWGSVLALGIVCTIYTSLGGLKAVIWTDVFQTVVMLLGQLAVVIVGAAKVGGLGRVWDVASQHDHISGIDLNPDPFVRHTFWTLSFGGVFMMLSLYGVNQAQVQRYLSSRNEKTAILSCYAVFPCQQVVLCIGCLIGLVMFVYYLDHPLAPEQAEVSSDQMVLYFVMDILGELPGLPGLFVACLFSGSLSTISSAFNSLATVTIEDLIRPHFPEISEKRATLISKVLGVAYGVVCLGMAYVSSLMGPVLQAAISIFGMVGGPLLGLFCLGIFFPCANSAGAVVGLLAGLIMAFWIGIGSMVSSMTSSTVLPPHNGTGFLSHRNTTVVTMTTLMPSAVSRPTGLQRFYNLSYLWYSAHNSTTVIVVGLLVSLLTGGTRRQPPNPRTIYPVLPRLFAFLPRSCWDCLPCQGYSEEVSYKTDKVPEKISNGKLTGCGEEEVVVVVPEQGHIQGDHGHAFILHETSL, encoded by the exons ATGGGCATCAAAGAATTCTATTCAGGGGTAAGTCCATCCACCATAGTCCCTTCAACGGCAACCCCTCCAACACGACTATCCCACTTCACCATTGCGGACTATGCAGTATGTGTACTGTTGTTGGTGTTATCGCTTGCAATCGGGCTGTTCTATGCACGTCAGGGCAGGGGCCAGAACACAGTCCGCCACTTCCTGTTGGCTAACCGTAGCATGGGCTTCCTACCTGTGGCACTGTCTCTACTTGCCACCTTTCAGTCAGCTGTGGCCCTGCTAGGAGTTCCTGGGGAGATTTACCGTTCTGGCACTGAGTATTGGTTCCTAGGCTGCTCCTACTTCCTAGGTCTGCTAGTGCCTGCCCATATCTTCATACCCATCTTCTACCGACTgaatatctccagtgcttatgaG TACCTGGAGCTTCGATTCAGCAAGGCTGTGCGACTGTGTGGAACCCTAACTTTCATCTTTCAGATG GTGATCTACATGGGTGTTGTTCTTTATGCCCCAGCCTTGGCACTCAATGCAG TGACAGGCTTTCATCTGTGGGGCTCAGTGCTGGCTCTAGGCATTGTGTGTACTATCTATACTAGTCTG ggtgGGCTGAAGGCAGTCATTTGGACAGATGTGTTCCAGACAGTGGTCATGttactggggcagctagctgTCGTCATCGTGGGGGCTGCCAAGGTGGGCGGCTTGGGGCGTGTTTGGGATGTGGCTTCACAGCATGACCATATCTCTGGGATTGA CCTGAATCCAGACCCATTTGTGCGGCACACCTTCTGGACTCTGAGTTTTGGGGGAGTCTTTATGATGCTCTCCTTATATGGAGTAAACCAGGCCCAAGTACAGCGCTACCTCAGCTCCCGCAATGAAAAGACTGCCATTCT GTCCTGCTATGCTGTATTCCCCTGCCAGCAAGTGGTACTCTGCATTGGCTGCCTCATTGGTCTCGTCATGTTCGTCTATTACCTCGACCACCCCCTAGCCCCAGAGCAGGCTGAAGTCTCCTCTGACCAG ATGGTCCTGTACTTTGTGATGGACATCTTGGGCGAGCTGCCTGGCTTACCTGGACTCTTTGTTGCCTGTCTCTTCAGTGGTTCTCTCAG CACTATCTCCTCAGCTTTCAATTCACTCGCAACAGTCACCATAGAAGATCTGATCCGACCCCACTTCCCCGAAATCTCAGAGAAGCGTGCCACCTTGATTTCCAAGGTCCTTG GTGTAGCCTATGGTGTGGTATGTCTTGGAATGGCCTATGTCTCCTCCTTAATGGGGCCTGTGCTGCAG GCAGCAATAAGCATCTTTGGGATGGTTGGGGGACCTCTGCTTGGACTCTTCTGCCTTGGCATTTTCTTTCCTTGTGCCAACTCAGCT GGTGCAGTGGTGGGTCTGCTGGCTGGACTCATCATGGCCTTCTGGATTGGCATCGGGAGTATGGTGAGCAGCATGACCTCAAGTACAGTACTCCCTCCCCACAATGGTACTGGCTTCCTCTCACATAGAAACACGACAGTTGTCACTATGACCACATTGATGCCCTCAGCAGTGTCCAG GCCCACGGGACTGCAGCGATTCTACAACCTGTCCTACTTATGGTACAGTGCACACAATTCCACCACAGTCATTGTCGTGGGACTGCTTGTCAGTCTCCTCACTG GTGGAACAAGGAGACAGCCCCCAAACCCTCGGACAATTTACCCAGTGTTGCCACGACTGTTTGCCTTCCTGCCCAGATCCTGTTGGGACTGTCTGCCCTGCCAGGGCTATAGTGAA GAGGTCTCCTATAAGACAGATAAAGTACCAGAGAAGATAAGCAATGGAAAGCTGACTGGCTGTGGGGAAGAggaagtggtggtggtagtaccTGAGCAAGGCCATATCCAGGGGGACCATGGTCATGCCTTCATACTACACGAGACATCACTGTGA